In a single window of the Eshraghiella crossota genome:
- a CDS encoding IS110 family transposase has product MNSIVYVGMDVHKEQYTICCYSYETDKVEYKQTIPSDYKLVLKYIEQVRSRYDGEVTFVCGYEAGCLGYSLYHQLKEHAVDCKILAPSTMAVTNTHHVKTDKRDAANIARCLAFHTYSEVYVPDNDDNDVKEYIRMRDDQKLYLKKVKQQILAFVLRQGKHFEGGKTYWTIAHLKWLKTLELSDLQRETLNEYLLTYEYLTEKISRFDERIEELASVERYEEKVKHMSCLLGIKTHTALSMIVEVGDFERFEKAPKFASFLGLVPSEDSSDTRVNRYSITKAGNSHLRRLLVEAAQSYTRGNVGHKSVALKQRQKGNPPEVIAYADKANERLRRRFYKMTLNKGVNRNVATTAIARELACFIWGMMTEHVS; this is encoded by the coding sequence ATGAATAGTATAGTTTATGTTGGGATGGATGTCCATAAGGAACAGTACACAATTTGTTGTTACAGTTATGAGACAGATAAGGTTGAGTATAAGCAGACAATACCATCAGATTACAAGCTTGTTCTTAAGTACATTGAACAGGTTCGTTCCAGATATGATGGTGAAGTTACATTTGTTTGCGGATATGAGGCAGGATGTCTTGGATATTCCTTGTATCATCAACTAAAAGAACATGCTGTAGATTGCAAAATATTGGCTCCAAGTACAATGGCTGTAACTAATACACATCATGTAAAAACTGATAAAAGAGATGCTGCAAATATAGCCAGATGTCTGGCATTTCATACTTATAGTGAAGTATATGTTCCGGATAATGATGACAATGATGTTAAGGAATATATTAGAATGCGTGATGACCAGAAGCTGTATCTCAAAAAGGTAAAACAACAGATTCTTGCATTTGTTTTAAGACAGGGAAAGCACTTTGAAGGTGGAAAAACTTATTGGACTATTGCACATCTGAAATGGTTAAAAACCTTAGAATTGTCAGATTTACAAAGAGAAACTTTAAATGAGTACCTTCTGACCTATGAATATTTAACAGAAAAAATCAGCAGATTTGATGAAAGAATAGAGGAACTTGCATCAGTAGAAAGATACGAAGAAAAAGTAAAACATATGAGTTGTCTTCTTGGAATTAAGACACATACAGCCCTTTCAATGATTGTCGAAGTTGGTGATTTTGAAAGATTTGAAAAAGCACCGAAATTTGCCTCGTTTTTAGGTCTTGTACCAAGTGAAGATTCCAGTGATACGAGAGTTAATCGATACAGCATAACAAAAGCTGGAAATAGCCACTTGCGAAGACTTTTAGTTGAAGCAGCCCAGAGTTATACAAGGGGAAATGTAGGACACAAATCAGTGGCATTGAAGCAAAGACAGAAAGGAAATCCACCGGAAGTAATTGCGTATGCAGATAAAGCAAATGAAAGGCTTAGACGAAGGTTTTACAAAATGACCCTGAACAAAGGAGTTAATCGAAATGTGGCAACAACAGCAATAGCAAGAGAATTAGCATGTTTTATCTGGGGAATGATGACAGAACATGTAAGTTAG
- a CDS encoding DUF4313 domain-containing protein, with product MDNEKKQVTYNSSFSGETQVTLDIQQYMNNKAMYIGLMCNEDGYDEPFGDVTVNLSVAAPNYCGYLNVNDMPDIEKFITENELGEFTGFTQRSGYCEYPLYLFNVDKLRELCPDGMDMYEANIGMARKPETKELAR from the coding sequence ATGGATAATGAAAAGAAACAGGTGACTTATAATTCCAGTTTTTCCGGGGAGACACAGGTAACACTCGATATTCAGCAGTATATGAATAACAAGGCAATGTATATCGGGCTTATGTGTAATGAAGATGGATACGATGAGCCGTTTGGTGATGTGACCGTAAATTTGTCTGTTGCTGCACCGAATTATTGCGGATATCTGAATGTGAATGATATGCCGGATATTGAGAAATTCATCACAGAAAATGAGCTTGGGGAGTTTACAGGATTTACACAGAGGAGTGGTTATTGTGAATATCCTCTTTATCTGTTCAATGTTGATAAGCTGAGAGAACTGTGTCCGGACGGAATGGATATGTATGAGGCAAATATCGGTATGGCAAGAAAGCCGGAGACAAAGGAGTTAGCAAGATAG
- a CDS encoding PrgI family protein: MVIEINKDIDRYQESVAMGLTAKQLVFSIASVIVGGGIVLLLYRYIGLTGSAYVAIPCVAPIALGGFYSFNGMNFYEYMGKKLHFMFGNKALTYVSTEGEPIIKAFEMEQNGQVKKKGKKTQSEITTSESAVKKQEEFEEMKKKTRNMMFGLAAVFVLAVAGVAAYKAMH, from the coding sequence ATGGTTATTGAAATAAACAAAGACATTGACCGTTATCAGGAATCGGTGGCAATGGGACTTACAGCAAAACAGCTTGTATTTTCTATTGCCAGTGTGATAGTCGGTGGCGGTATCGTATTACTTCTTTATAGATATATTGGTCTTACAGGTTCTGCTTATGTGGCGATTCCGTGTGTAGCTCCGATAGCACTTGGAGGATTTTATTCTTTTAATGGAATGAATTTTTACGAGTATATGGGAAAGAAACTGCATTTTATGTTTGGAAATAAGGCTCTTACCTATGTATCTACTGAGGGAGAGCCGATTATCAAGGCTTTTGAAATGGAGCAGAACGGACAGGTAAAGAAGAAAGGCAAAAAAACTCAATCAGAGATTACAACATCTGAGTCGGCAGTAAAGAAACAGGAGGAATTTGAAGAAATGAAGAAAAAGACAAGAAACATGATGTTTGGACTGGCAGCCGTGTTTGTGCTGGCGGTAGCGGGTGTGGCTGCTTATAAAGCAATGCACTAA
- a CDS encoding type II toxin-antitoxin system RelE/ParE family toxin: MSYQVHITSTAEHDIMRAADYIEFTLKNPDAADNLLDAATEQIGSLADLPQKFRLVDDPVLASWGIRFVIINNYLAFYTIDEEKQTVIIVRFLYQKSNWTSILRQGFSLI, encoded by the coding sequence ATGAGCTATCAGGTTCATATCACTTCCACCGCAGAACACGATATTATGCGTGCTGCGGATTACATCGAATTTACCCTCAAAAATCCGGATGCCGCAGATAATCTGTTAGATGCTGCGACTGAGCAGATAGGCTCACTAGCCGACCTGCCACAGAAGTTCCGTCTGGTAGATGATCCGGTACTGGCAAGCTGGGGCATTCGTTTTGTGATAATCAATAATTACCTTGCCTTTTATACGATTGATGAAGAAAAGCAGACTGTAATCATAGTCCGATTTCTCTATCAGAAAAGTAACTGGACTTCCATTCTTCGACAGGGATTTTCCCTCATTTAA
- a CDS encoding type II toxin-antitoxin system prevent-host-death family antitoxin has protein sequence MPAIKSSADLRNNYNEISTFCHNYPEPVFITKNGKGDLAVMSIEAYEELTSRFELYSQIKEGMDDIATGNTRPFSEAMADIRSRRSR, from the coding sequence ATGCCAGCAATCAAATCAAGTGCTGATTTAAGGAATAATTACAATGAAATTTCTACATTTTGTCATAATTATCCTGAACCAGTTTTCATTACGAAGAATGGAAAAGGCGACCTTGCTGTTATGAGCATTGAAGCCTACGAAGAACTGACCAGCCGCTTTGAACTTTACAGCCAGATTAAAGAAGGAATGGACGATATTGCCACAGGCAATACAAGACCATTTTCCGAAGCTATGGCTGATATCAGGAGCCGCCGCAGTCGATGA
- a CDS encoding VirB4-like conjugal transfer ATPase, CD1110 family — protein sequence MGLFTDGFKLLKKASEPLYKTPKSIQETIEIMAVAENGIFEVSRNKYSKCYRFQDINYTTATEDEQIGIFERYCKFLNSLDCNYKITINNKNKNMEDLRDKVLITEKNDGFNNYRRIYNDIIEEKIIEGRQGIEQERYLTITIERKNFEEAKAQFATLEATIHKAFIELGAEIVPLKGNERLKVLYDYYHLGDEGSFDFDIKKAKKVGADFKNDLCNGMVKYFPDHFEDESKYCKALFIKKYPSSLSDRFINEITSLPVHSITSIDVVPVPKDLTTKVLQKKYLGIESDIIKQQRVRNKNNDFSTEISYAKRTEKKEIEAIMDDVRENDQCLFFVGVTIILMAESKKELESVCETVETIGKRNSCTIDTHYLKQREALNTALPIGVRQVETMRTLLTQSLAVLMPFNVQELNDSTGNYYGINQISKNVNIGNRKKLINGNGFVFGVPGSGKSFFCKMEMGSVFLSGDDEIIVIDPMNEYFDIAQTYGGTVVNMSTYTDNYVNPLEMDVWSLDPNDSKGMIREKGEFMLGLCEQCIGDSLNSRQKSIIDRCVRKMYIDIARGREKYIPVMSDFYDILMEQPEDEAKDIALSLELFVNGSLNIFNHQTNVDVDNRFTVYGIRDLGTELSPITMLVMMESIQNRIVENGQKGKATWLYIDEFHVLLNSEYSAKYLQQLWKKVRKQGGLCTGITQNVVDLLQNYTATTMLANSEFVALLKQANTDSSKMAEVIGVSEAQLRFVTNTASGMGLIKCGSVVIPFDNQISKDTDLYRLYNTNIHEKIAEQKKKEAKFAD from the coding sequence ATGGGTTTATTTACGGACGGATTTAAGCTCTTGAAAAAGGCAAGTGAGCCTTTGTATAAGACACCGAAATCCATTCAGGAAACCATAGAGATTATGGCGGTGGCTGAAAACGGTATTTTTGAAGTAAGCAGGAATAAGTATTCCAAGTGTTACCGCTTTCAGGACATCAATTACACAACGGCAACGGAGGATGAGCAGATCGGCATTTTTGAAAGATACTGCAAATTCTTAAATTCGCTGGACTGTAATTATAAGATTACGATTAACAATAAGAACAAAAATATGGAGGATCTCCGTGATAAGGTTCTTATTACAGAAAAAAACGATGGCTTCAATAATTACCGAAGAATTTACAATGACATTATTGAGGAGAAGATTATTGAGGGCAGACAGGGGATTGAACAGGAAAGATACCTGACGATCACGATTGAGAGAAAGAACTTTGAGGAGGCAAAGGCACAGTTTGCCACACTTGAGGCAACAATACACAAGGCTTTCATTGAACTGGGGGCGGAGATTGTGCCGCTTAAAGGCAATGAAAGGCTGAAAGTGCTCTATGACTATTACCATCTTGGCGATGAGGGCAGTTTTGATTTTGATATCAAAAAGGCAAAGAAGGTCGGAGCAGATTTTAAGAATGATTTATGTAATGGTATGGTGAAATATTTCCCAGACCATTTTGAGGACGAGAGTAAATACTGCAAGGCACTTTTCATTAAGAAGTATCCCAGCAGTTTATCTGACAGATTTATCAATGAGATTACTTCCCTTCCTGTCCACTCCATTACCAGTATTGATGTAGTGCCTGTGCCAAAGGATTTGACCACAAAGGTGCTTCAGAAGAAATATCTTGGTATTGAGTCGGATATTATCAAGCAGCAGAGAGTCCGTAATAAGAATAATGACTTCTCCACAGAAATCTCTTATGCAAAGAGAACGGAGAAAAAAGAGATTGAGGCAATTATGGATGATGTCCGTGAGAATGACCAGTGTCTTTTCTTTGTAGGAGTTACCATTATCCTTATGGCAGAAAGTAAGAAGGAGCTTGAGAGTGTCTGCGAAACAGTAGAAACAATCGGAAAGCGTAACAGTTGTACGATTGATACACACTACTTAAAGCAGAGGGAAGCACTCAACACGGCACTTCCGATTGGTGTAAGACAGGTGGAAACAATGCGTACCCTTCTTACCCAGTCGCTTGCGGTGCTTATGCCGTTTAATGTGCAGGAACTGAATGACAGCACAGGTAATTATTACGGTATCAACCAGATCAGTAAGAATGTAAATATCGGTAACAGAAAGAAGCTCATCAACGGAAATGGCTTTGTATTCGGAGTGCCGGGTTCCGGCAAATCATTCTTCTGTAAGATGGAAATGGGCAGCGTATTCTTGTCGGGAGATGATGAGATTATCGTCATTGATCCGATGAACGAATATTTTGATATTGCACAGACTTATGGTGGAACCGTGGTAAATATGTCCACATACACGGACAACTATGTAAATCCGCTTGAGATGGATGTGTGGAGTCTTGATCCGAATGATTCAAAGGGAATGATAAGGGAAAAAGGGGAATTTATGCTTGGTCTTTGTGAGCAGTGTATCGGGGACAGCTTAAATTCCAGACAGAAATCAATCATTGACCGCTGTGTGAGAAAGATGTATATCGACATCGCAAGGGGCAGGGAAAAGTATATTCCGGTAATGAGTGACTTCTACGATATCCTTATGGAACAGCCGGAGGACGAAGCAAAGGATATCGCATTGTCTTTGGAACTTTTTGTAAATGGTTCCCTCAATATCTTTAACCACCAGACAAATGTTGATGTAGATAACCGATTCACAGTATATGGTATCAGGGACTTAGGCACGGAGCTTAGTCCTATCACAATGCTTGTTATGATGGAGTCCATTCAGAACAGAATTGTAGAAAACGGGCAGAAGGGCAAGGCAACCTGGCTCTATATTGATGAGTTCCATGTCCTGCTTAATTCGGAGTATTCTGCAAAATATTTACAGCAGCTCTGGAAGAAGGTGAGGAAACAAGGTGGACTGTGCACGGGTATCACCCAGAACGTCGTGGACCTTTTACAGAACTACACCGCCACTACAATGCTTGCAAACTCTGAGTTTGTTGCACTCTTAAAGCAGGCGAATACAGACAGTTCCAAGATGGCAGAGGTTATCGGTGTATCAGAGGCACAGCTTCGTTTCGTAACCAATACTGCATCGGGAATGGGACTTATCAAGTGTGGTTCCGTGGTAATTCCGTTTGATAACCAGATCAGCAAGGACACTGACCTTTACAGACTGTATAACACCAATATCCACGAAAAGATTGCGGAGCAGAAGAAAAAGGAGGCAAAATTTGCTGATTAG
- a CDS encoding C40 family peptidase, whose amino-acid sequence MVIHTKKKAKIHMHEPKKAKIKGSNIYTVQRGPKIASAKINDTGKKKSYRKSTIHQAEKKEKEPSKFKRNIRESNTSIKTKNTNLHIAGRTGALAAGAVTEQVEGGQEVSQAAYLAYEVSRPVTGTASRGASLFRRKAAAEAKRRIKKVETGKKLAKKMGKKAASDTAKKVAGDTTKTAAKETAKNTAKETAKNTAKETAKTTAKAATTAAGTAVAPGAGIAVGMAAGYATGVSIEAKDVKAANRSRKIKFFLDKMKEQENQTDSVVKLVKDLIVKKAVLWIKAAAPIIGLVLLLLVLLVVIVAVPVIAVIAILYNSPFALFLPPLESGDTVQTVTSAYVSEFNRDVNTKVNEHTGYDFGELVYVDYEGMDENPSNYYDIMAVYMVKYGVGDTATIMNDISKGWLQTVVNDMCSYTTSSGTKDVEETDADGNVTTVTKSVLYVNVTLKSYRDMISVYGFNSDQVEMLEQIMSPEFMGQLGYAGSGSGGGGGSPGVSSMTEDEINAILSGITDSRQKAVCSYALHRVGYPYSQELRDSGNYYDCSSLAYYSWKDADVNISYGGATTAAAEAQGLDEAGKTVSYDEMQPGDLIFYSFTNNGRYKNISHVAVYVGNGKVVEALNERVGVVYRDVASVGKIVVIGRP is encoded by the coding sequence ATGGTCATTCACACTAAGAAAAAAGCTAAGATTCATATGCATGAACCGAAGAAGGCTAAAATTAAGGGCAGTAACATTTACACCGTACAGCGTGGTCCGAAAATTGCCAGTGCAAAGATAAATGATACAGGTAAAAAGAAGTCTTATCGTAAGAGTACCATTCATCAGGCAGAGAAGAAAGAAAAGGAACCTTCAAAATTTAAGAGAAATATACGGGAGTCCAATACTTCTATCAAGACGAAGAATACCAATCTTCATATAGCAGGAAGAACGGGAGCACTTGCGGCTGGAGCAGTTACAGAGCAGGTGGAAGGCGGGCAGGAAGTGTCACAGGCAGCTTATCTTGCATATGAAGTAAGCCGTCCGGTTACGGGAACTGCTTCAAGGGGAGCGTCACTTTTCAGAAGGAAAGCGGCAGCCGAAGCAAAGAGGCGTATCAAGAAGGTAGAAACAGGAAAGAAACTGGCAAAAAAGATGGGAAAGAAAGCTGCCAGTGATACGGCAAAAAAGGTTGCCGGTGACACGACAAAGACAGCAGCGAAAGAAACTGCTAAGAACACTGCGAAAGAAACTGCTAAGAACACTGCAAAAGAAACTGCCAAAACTACGGCAAAAGCGGCAACCACAGCGGCAGGTACAGCGGTTGCACCGGGAGCAGGTATAGCAGTCGGCATGGCGGCAGGCTATGCCACAGGTGTATCTATTGAGGCGAAGGATGTGAAAGCAGCGAACCGTAGCAGAAAGATTAAATTTTTTCTGGATAAGATGAAAGAACAGGAAAATCAGACGGACAGTGTTGTAAAACTGGTAAAAGATCTGATTGTAAAAAAGGCAGTTCTCTGGATAAAGGCGGCAGCTCCGATTATCGGACTTGTACTTTTGCTGTTGGTTCTTTTAGTGGTAATCGTTGCAGTTCCGGTTATTGCTGTGATAGCGATTCTTTATAATTCACCATTTGCCTTATTTTTACCGCCGCTGGAGTCAGGAGATACAGTGCAGACAGTTACAAGTGCTTATGTGTCTGAATTTAACCGTGATGTGAATACCAAAGTGAATGAACATACCGGATATGACTTTGGCGAACTGGTGTATGTAGATTATGAGGGAATGGATGAAAATCCAAGTAACTACTACGACATTATGGCGGTCTACATGGTCAAGTATGGTGTAGGCGATACTGCAACAATTATGAATGATATATCAAAGGGGTGGTTGCAGACTGTAGTAAATGATATGTGTTCTTATACTACAAGTAGTGGAACAAAAGATGTGGAGGAAACAGACGCAGATGGCAATGTAACAACTGTTACGAAGTCGGTACTGTATGTAAATGTTACGCTCAAATCATACAGAGATATGATTTCTGTTTATGGATTTAATTCTGATCAGGTAGAAATGCTTGAGCAGATCATGAGTCCGGAGTTTATGGGACAGCTTGGATATGCCGGAAGTGGAAGCGGTGGAGGCGGTGGAAGCCCCGGAGTAAGTTCCATGACAGAGGATGAAATAAATGCAATCCTCAGTGGTATTACAGATAGCAGGCAGAAAGCAGTCTGCTCTTATGCCCTTCACAGAGTGGGTTATCCTTACAGTCAGGAATTAAGAGATAGTGGCAATTATTATGATTGCAGTTCACTTGCGTATTATTCATGGAAGGATGCAGATGTGAATATCAGTTATGGAGGAGCAACTACAGCAGCGGCAGAAGCACAGGGACTTGATGAAGCAGGAAAGACCGTATCTTATGATGAAATGCAGCCTGGTGATCTTATCTTTTACAGTTTCACAAACAACGGAAGATATAAGAATATCAGCCATGTGGCAGTATATGTCGGCAATGGCAAGGTGGTAGAAGCCCTGAATGAAAGAGTTGGCGTAGTTTACCGTGATGTGGCAAGTGTTGGAAAGATTGTAGTAATTGGCAGACCATAG
- a CDS encoding DpnD/PcfM family protein, whose translation MEKEFDIEIKEVLSRVETVKAESLDDAINKAMDMYYSEQIVLDAEDMKGVDFSPYSEEQLPSSLKENGGKTR comes from the coding sequence ATGGAAAAAGAATTTGATATTGAGATAAAAGAAGTTCTCTCAAGGGTAGAGACAGTAAAGGCAGAGTCACTTGACGATGCCATAAACAAGGCAATGGATATGTATTATTCAGAACAGATAGTCCTTGATGCGGAGGATATGAAGGGAGTTGATTTTTCGCCATACAGCGAAGAACAGCTCCCTTCTTCATTAAAGGAAAATGGAGGAAAGACACGATGA
- a CDS encoding TnpV protein yields MPDETEDLTKLGRYGRMAMKYLLENEPARYKTLMRFGKMYEKMSAVEEEANQLYDQLEEQYLMKHKPQNPSSTMEMWKIREQAKMQAEEVVLHQIVMKFH; encoded by the coding sequence ATGCCGGACGAGACAGAGGATTTAACGAAGCTGGGCAGATACGGGAGAATGGCAATGAAGTATCTTCTGGAGAACGAACCGGCAAGGTACAAGACACTGATGAGATTCGGGAAGATGTACGAGAAGATGTCGGCAGTAGAGGAGGAAGCAAACCAGCTTTACGACCAGTTGGAGGAACAGTATCTAATGAAGCACAAGCCACAGAATCCATCATCGACAATGGAGATGTGGAAGATAAGAGAGCAGGCGAAGATGCAGGCAGAGGAAGTAGTGCTCCACCAGATCGTGATGAAGTTTCATTAG
- a CDS encoding helicase-related protein, with protein sequence MNPEIELKPHQKNAVARILMGGNTLLAHCVGAGKSFEMMAACMEQKRLGLSNKTIMVVPKPLIGQTASEFLRLYPSANILVATERDFEKSRRKQFVSRIATGDYDCIIMSHSQFEKIPISAERKERMLNEQINEITYAIDDMKERNGERWTVKQMESQKKKLEEQLKSLTDESRKDDLITFEELGVDSIMVDEAHNFKNLATFSKMNNVSGISSSGAKKSTDMQLKCQYLSEINDGRGIVFATGTPISNTMCEMYVMQLYLQKSALEEMGIHHFDSWAANFGEVTTALELTVEGSGFRFKSRFNKFTNLPELMNIFREVADVQTADMLDLDVPALRGGKPIIVESEPDWYVKQVMEEFVVRAERIRGGGVDPSVDNFLKITHEARLLGTDARLIDKDAPNNPDGKLNKVAENVWKEYVKGNADGHIGCQLIFSDIGTPGPDKDFTIYDYLKESLIQYGIPAEEIAFIHDAKTDAQRDALFKEMRTGKKKVLIGSTDKCGTGVNVQTHLVAMHHVDCPWKPSSIEQREGRGIRQGNKNDEVAIYRYVTKQTFDAYNWSLVENKQRFISQVMTSKAVSRSCEDIDEATLSYAEIKAVATGNPLIREKMEVDNDVQRLKLLKASYDNQRYGLQDNFMIKYPKLIKTATEKLANVREDIKARDKELIDNPDFAITIGNATYTERVDGGTVMLEAISKCKTGETTPVGKFHGFELLVEKNFLSINYMVLRGKTEYKAELSTSPVGSMVKLENLFNGLHENVDFLEKKIEQYQNDLEASKAEYDKPFAYSAELEEKLARQYELNAQLDLENAKAMDADLGGPDEEKSEDRIENAGIVAEDKGIYMPDRNRKR encoded by the coding sequence ATGAACCCTGAGATTGAATTAAAACCGCACCAGAAAAATGCGGTGGCACGAATCCTTATGGGAGGAAATACCCTGCTTGCCCACTGCGTCGGAGCCGGAAAGTCGTTTGAAATGATGGCTGCGTGTATGGAACAGAAAAGACTCGGACTTTCCAATAAGACAATTATGGTAGTGCCAAAGCCGCTTATCGGGCAGACGGCAAGTGAATTTTTAAGGCTTTACCCGTCAGCAAACATCTTGGTTGCAACGGAGCGTGATTTTGAAAAGAGCCGAAGAAAGCAGTTTGTGTCAAGGATTGCGACAGGCGATTATGACTGCATCATTATGTCGCACTCGCAATTTGAAAAAATTCCAATTTCGGCAGAGAGAAAGGAGCGAATGCTTAATGAACAGATAAATGAGATCACCTATGCGATTGATGATATGAAGGAGCGGAACGGGGAACGCTGGACCGTAAAGCAGATGGAAAGCCAGAAGAAAAAGCTGGAGGAACAGCTTAAATCCCTGACCGATGAGAGCAGGAAAGATGACCTCATTACCTTTGAGGAGCTGGGTGTTGACTCTATTATGGTAGACGAAGCACACAATTTTAAGAACCTCGCCACATTTTCAAAGATGAATAATGTGTCGGGAATCAGCAGTAGTGGGGCTAAAAAGTCAACGGATATGCAGCTTAAATGCCAGTATTTATCAGAGATAAATGATGGCAGGGGAATTGTATTTGCAACAGGTACACCGATAAGCAACACAATGTGTGAGATGTATGTTATGCAGCTTTATTTGCAGAAATCGGCACTTGAGGAGATGGGAATTCATCATTTCGACTCGTGGGCGGCTAACTTTGGAGAAGTAACAACGGCACTGGAGCTTACGGTTGAGGGCAGTGGTTTCCGTTTCAAGAGCAGGTTCAATAAGTTTACCAATCTGCCGGAGCTTATGAACATCTTCCGTGAGGTTGCCGATGTGCAGACAGCGGATATGCTTGACCTTGATGTGCCAGCTCTGCGTGGCGGCAAGCCTATCATCGTGGAGTCGGAGCCGGACTGGTATGTGAAGCAGGTAATGGAAGAATTTGTTGTAAGGGCAGAAAGGATAAGGGGCGGGGGTGTTGATCCAAGTGTTGACAACTTCTTAAAGATTACGCACGAAGCAAGACTTCTTGGAACAGACGCAAGACTGATTGATAAGGACGCACCGAACAACCCGGACGGAAAGCTCAATAAGGTAGCGGAAAATGTCTGGAAAGAATATGTAAAAGGAAATGCTGATGGTCATATAGGCTGTCAGCTTATTTTTTCGGATATTGGAACACCGGGACCGGACAAGGACTTTACGATTTATGATTATCTGAAGGAGTCACTTATCCAATATGGTATCCCTGCGGAGGAGATAGCATTTATTCACGATGCAAAAACAGACGCACAGAGGGATGCACTCTTTAAGGAAATGAGGACAGGTAAGAAAAAAGTCCTTATCGGTTCGACAGATAAGTGCGGAACCGGAGTTAATGTACAGACACACCTTGTTGCAATGCACCATGTCGATTGCCCGTGGAAGCCTTCTTCCATTGAACAGAGGGAAGGCAGAGGTATCCGACAGGGAAATAAAAACGATGAGGTGGCAATCTACCGATATGTTACAAAACAAACCTTTGATGCATACAACTGGTCACTTGTGGAAAACAAGCAGCGTTTCATCAGTCAGGTTATGACAAGCAAGGCAGTGAGCCGAAGCTGTGAGGACATTGATGAGGCAACACTTTCTTATGCGGAGATTAAGGCGGTTGCGACAGGCAACCCTTTAATCAGGGAAAAGATGGAGGTTGACAATGATGTCCAGAGATTAAAGCTCTTAAAAGCGTCGTATGATAATCAGAGATACGGATTGCAGGATAATTTTATGATCAAATATCCAAAACTCATCAAAACTGCGACAGAAAAACTTGCCAATGTAAGGGAGGATATAAAGGCAAGGGATAAGGAATTGATTGATAACCCGGACTTTGCCATTACCATAGGCAATGCAACTTATACAGAGCGAGTGGATGGTGGAACCGTAATGCTTGAAGCAATCAGCAAATGTAAGACAGGCGAAACCACTCCAGTCGGTAAGTTCCACGGCTTTGAGCTTTTGGTGGAAAAGAATTTCCTCAGTATCAACTATATGGTGCTTCGTGGAAAGACGGAATACAAGGCAGAACTTTCCACAAGTCCGGTGGGAAGTATGGTAAAGCTGGAGAACCTGTTCAACGGACTTCATGAAAATGTTGATTTTCTGGAAAAGAAGATTGAACAGTACCAGAATGACCTTGAGGCTTCAAAGGCGGAGTATGATAAGCCGTTTGCATATAGTGCAGAACTGGAAGAAAAACTTGCAAGGCAGTATGAATTAAATGCCCAGCTTGACCTTGAGAACGCAAAGGCTATGGATGCAGATCTTGGCGGACCGGACGAAGAAAAGTCTGAGGACAGAATAGAAAATGCGGGTATTGTTGCAGAGGATAAGGGAATCTATATGCCAGACAGAAACAGGAAAAGATAG
- a CDS encoding SpoVG family protein: MKYSIKVNEVRAKDGSNIKGFATVVFGDSFKITNIAILENKEKGELFVSMPRYRSNERDEKNSVIYKDVCNPITAEFREELYTNILEAYAKIREPEKAETQTQGKTQEMPEFSVTVTPYEREGSNIKGLARIYFENSFIVNNVNILQGKEKIFVSMPSYKTKQVDEHGKPIYQDVCYPVTKDFREKLYNEIIAEYEKAKDKSNEKARENAEQNHGNPDRDKKDTPFR; the protein is encoded by the coding sequence ATGAAGTATTCAATTAAGGTAAACGAGGTAAGAGCAAAAGATGGCAGCAATATCAAGGGTTTTGCGACCGTGGTATTTGGTGATTCATTCAAGATTACCAATATCGCAATCCTTGAAAATAAGGAAAAGGGAGAGCTTTTTGTATCAATGCCAAGATACCGTTCAAATGAGCGTGATGAGAAAAACAGCGTGATTTATAAGGATGTATGCAATCCTATCACGGCAGAGTTTCGTGAGGAACTCTATACTAATATCCTTGAGGCTTATGCAAAAATCAGGGAGCCGGAGAAAGCAGAAACACAGACACAGGGAAAAACTCAGGAAATGCCGGAGTTTTCCGTGACGGTAACACCTTATGAAAGGGAAGGCAGTAATATCAAGGGACTTGCCCGTATTTACTTTGAAAACAGCTTCATTGTAAATAATGTAAACATCCTTCAGGGCAAAGAGAAAATCTTTGTATCAATGCCTTCTTATAAAACAAAGCAGGTGGACGAGCACGGCAAACCGATTTATCAGGATGTCTGCTATCCGGTCACAAAGGATTTCAGGGAGAAGCTCTATAATGAGATTATTGCAGAATATGAGAAAGCAAAGGATAAGAGCAACGAAAAAGCAAGGGAGAATGCCGAACAGAACCACGGAAATCCCGACAGGGATAAAAAGGATACACCCTTTCGATAA